A segment of the Candidatus Binatia bacterium genome:
TCCGGATCTCCCGGCTTGCGCGAGATGCGGAACCACAGCACGTCCATCGGCGCGCCGAAGTCTTTCACCGGAAGGCCGGCTTTGTCGCGGATGATGGAATTCCGGCCGTCGGCGCCGACGACGAGATCGGCGCGGATGTCGGTCAACCCATCCGGCGTCGTCGCGCGCACGCCCGCCACCCGTCCCGATTCCTCGATGAGGTCGGTCACTTCGGTCTTCATCATCAAACGAAATCCCGGATAGAGAGACGCATGATCGGCGAGAAAGTCGAGGAAGTCCCACTGCGGAATCATGGCGATGAAGCGGCAACGAACCGGCAGGTGGCTGAAGTCCGCCACGGTGATGGTCTTATCGCCGACTTGCGCGTTCAGCTTCGGGACTTGCTGATGCGGCAGCT
Coding sequences within it:
- a CDS encoding FAD-dependent monooxygenase, encoding MANNSISARCLIAGGGPAGMMLGLLLARAGVDVVVLEKHADFLRDFRGDTIHPSTLEVMHELGLLDEFLKLPHQQVPKLNAQVGDKTITVADFSHLPVRCRFIAMIPQWDFLDFLADHASLYPGFRLMMKTEVTDLIEESGRVAGVRATTPDGLTDIRADLVVGADGRNSIIRDKAGLPVKDFGAPMDVLWFRISRKPGDP